A stretch of Campylobacter gracilis DNA encodes these proteins:
- a CDS encoding ATP-binding protein, with translation MDWRTAQVAVFRASKKALKIVRDIDFTDLDALVGLESQKSALIKNTGAFLRDCSANHVLLWGESGCGKSSLAKAVFSKFIPQGLKIIEIGRDDLGYLVDIIDAIRERNFKFIIFCDDLSFELGESGYKHLKPLLEGSLERAPRNVLMYATSNRRHIVGECTSDNDAAQISRGELHLSDAANERISLSERFGLQLSFYGGSMREYLGIVDAYFAAAQGMSAAEFRLSFAANLDALHAKAREFAMLRASRSGRAAKQFFLSFGEEFFANLKGGDR, from the coding sequence ATTGATTGGCGCACGGCGCAGGTCGCCGTCTTTCGCGCGAGCAAAAAGGCGCTAAAGATCGTCCGTGACATCGATTTTACCGATCTTGACGCGCTCGTGGGGCTAGAGAGCCAAAAATCGGCTCTTATAAAAAACACGGGCGCTTTCCTGCGCGACTGCAGCGCCAACCACGTACTTTTGTGGGGCGAGAGCGGCTGCGGCAAATCAAGCCTTGCGAAGGCGGTTTTTTCTAAATTTATCCCGCAAGGCCTTAAGATCATCGAGATCGGCAGGGACGATCTGGGCTATCTCGTGGATATAATCGACGCGATCCGCGAAAGGAATTTTAAATTTATCATCTTTTGCGACGATTTGAGTTTTGAGCTTGGCGAGAGCGGCTACAAGCACCTTAAGCCGCTGCTAGAAGGATCCTTAGAGCGCGCGCCGCGCAACGTGCTGATGTATGCGACGTCCAACCGCCGCCACATCGTAGGCGAATGCACAAGCGATAATGACGCCGCGCAGATCAGCCGCGGCGAGCTGCACCTAAGCGACGCGGCGAACGAGCGAATCAGCCTGAGCGAGCGCTTCGGGCTGCAACTAAGCTTTTACGGCGGGAGCATGCGGGAGTATTTAGGGATCGTAGATGCCTATTTTGCGGCTGCGCAAGGTATGAGCGCGGCAGAATTTCGCTTGAGCTTTGCCGCAAATTTAGATGCGCTGCACGCAAAGGCAAGGGAGTTTGCGATGCTTCGCGCAAGCCGCAGCGGCCGCGCGGCAAAGCAGTTTTTCTTGAGCTTTGGCGAGGAATTTTTTGCAAATTTAAAAGGCGGCGACAGATGA